The sequence below is a genomic window from Escherichia marmotae.
CTCTGATACCGCGATGCCGCCTGGCGTCGCGGTTTGTTTTTCATCTCTCTTCATCAGGCTTGTCGGCATGGCATTCCTCACTTCATCTGATAAAGCGCTCTGGCATCTCGCCTTACCCATGATCTTCTCCAATATTACCGTTCCTTTGCTGGGGTTGGTTGATACGGCGGTTATTGGTCATCTTGATAGTCCGGTTTATCTGGGCGGCGTGGCGGTTGGTGCAACGGCGACCAGCTTTCTCTTTATGCTGTTGCTGTTTTTGCGTATGAGTACTACCGGGCTTACTGCACAGGCTTTTGGTGCTCAAAATCCTCAGGCATTAGCGCGGGCGCTGGTGCAGCCGTTGCTGTTGGCGTTGGGGGCTGGGGCGTTGATTGCTCTACTGCGTACGCCGATTATCGATCTGGCGCTGCATATTGTTGGTGGTAGCGAAGCAGTGCTGGAACAGGCGCGGCGCTTTCTTGAAATCCGTTGGCTAAGCGCCCCGGCGTCGCTGGCGAATCTGGTGCTGCTTGGCTGGTTGCTCGGTGTGCAATATGCCCGTGCGCCAGTGATTTTGTTAGTGGTTGGCAATATCCTCAACATTGTGCTGGATATCTGGCTGGTGATGGGACTGCATATGAACGTGCAGGGCGCAGCGCTGGCGACGGTTGTTGCAGAATATGCGACGTTGCTGATTGGTCTGCTCATGGTACGTAAAATCCTCAAACTGCGCGGTATCTCCGGCGAAATGCTGAAAACAGCCTGGCGAGGAAACTTCCGTCGCTTACTGGCGCTTAACCGCGACATCATGCTTCGCTCATTGCTGTTGCAACTCTGCTTTGGCGCAATAACGGTTATTGGCGCGCGGCTGGGGAGCGATATTATCGCTGTTAACGCGGTTCTGATGACGTTACTCACCTTCACCGCCTATGCGTTGGATGGCTTTGCCTACGCCGTTGAAGCGCATTCTGGTCAGGCGTATGGCGCGCGTGACGGTAGTCAATTGCTGGATATCTGGCGCGCAGCGTGCCGCCAGTCAGGTGTCGTGGCACTGTTGTTTTCTGTAGTTTATCTGCTGGCAGGGGAACACATTATCGCGTTGCTGACCTCGTTAACCCAAATTCAGAATCTGGCCGAGCGTTACCTTATCTGGCAGGTCATTTTGCCGCTGGTGGGAGTCTGGTGTTATCTGCTGGATGGCATGTTTATTGGCGCAACGCGCGCCGCCGAAATGCGAAACAGCATGGCAGTGGCAGCGGCAGGTTTTGCACTTACGTTACTCACATTGCCGTGGTTGGGTAATCATGGGTTGTGGTTGGCATTAACCGTCTTTCTGGCTCTGCGCGGGCTTTCTCTGGCGGCTATCTGGCGGCGTCATTGGCGCAATGGAACCTGGTTTGCTGAAACGTGATGGTTAAAAATTCTGAATAAATAATCCTGAGCCAAATTCCTGACTACACTTAATCCCACGTTCAGAAGAAAAGCGAGCGTACTCTCATTCACCACCTAACGATGAGGACTTGAATATGAATAAAGACGAAGTCGGCGGTAACTGGAAACAGTTCAAAGGTAAAGTGAAAGAGCAATGGGGAAAACTGACCGATGATGATATGACGGTCATTGAAGGTAAACGTGACCAGTTAGTGGGTAAAATCCAGGAACGTTACGGTTACCAGAAAGATCAGGCAGAGAAAGAGGTTGATAGCTGGGAAAAACGCCATGATTACCGCTGGTAATTAATCCCTCCTGCCCGATGTGTACAAGGACGTACGCCCTCTTAACGTGGTTTCTTTTTCACCTGTACAGAGTGGTCATGCTGGCACTGATCATGATGGCGACACGCTTCTACTTCCACGCACGCTGCACATAATCCGTGCGCTTCAATCACATTATGCCGCAGGGCAAAACCCATTTTTGCCGCCAGTGTATGCATGATGTTTTCTACACCTTCCGCACACTCTTCTTTCACTGCGCCGCAGCGATCGCAAATAAACATTGCGGAGGTATGAGTTGGTTGATCAAACAGGTGGCAGAGCACATAGCTGTTGGTGGATTCCACCTTATGTACAAAACCCTGCTCAAGCAGAAAATCTAGTGCGCGATAAACCGTTGGCGGCTTGGCTTGCGGCTCGGCTTCACGCAGCAAATCAAGCAGATCGTAGGCGCTGATTGCCCCTTCCTGCAGACTCATCAAACGTAACACTTCCAGGCGCTGCGGGGTCAGGCGCACATTTCGCTGCGCACAGAGTTTCTCAGCCTGCGCTAATAACTCCTGCGTTGTGGTCTTTTCCATTGGGCACCTCAAAGTGGGGTTAAGAATGTCCTTACTTTACCATAGTTCTCACTTAAACGCCGAGAACAGGGGACATAGCTGTCACATTGCCTGATCGCATATTCGTTATGCTATAGTAGCGCCCCAAATTCACCGGATGCTTAAAAAATCGCCATGTCAGCAGAATCACAAACCGCTTATCCCGCACACCGTTTCTCGATTGCTCCTATGCTCGACTGGACGGACAGACACTGCCGCTATTTCCTGCGTCTGCTTTCCCGCAATACGTTGCTCTATACCGAAATGGTGACCACCGGGGCGATTATTCACGGTAAAGGTGATTACCTGGCGTACAGTGAAGAAGAGCATCCGGTGGCGTTGCAGTTGGGTGGAAGCGATCCGGCGGCGCTGGCGCAATGTGCGAAGCTGGCACAAGCGCGCGGATACGATGAGATCAACCTGAATGTTGGCTGCCCATCTGACCGGGTGCAGAACGGGATGTTTGGCGCGTGCCTGATGGGCAATGCGCAATTGGTAGCCGACTGCGTGAAAGCGATGCGCGATGTGGTGTCGATTCCGGTGACGGTGAAAACGCGTATTGGCATTGATGATCAGGACAGTTATGAATTTCTCTGTGATTTCATCAACACTGTTTCCGGCAAAGGTGAATGCGAGATGTTTATCATCCACGCGCGTAAAGCCTGGCTTTCTGGTTTAAGTCCGAAAGAAAACCGTGAAATCCCGCCGCTCGATTACCCGCGCGTCTATCAACTGAAGCGTGATTTCCCGCATCTGACGATGTCGATTAACGGTGGTATTAAGTCACTGGAAGAGGCTAAAGCGCATTTGCAACATATGGATGGTGTGATGGTCGGGCGCGAGGCGTATCAAAACCCCGGCATTCTGGCGGCGGTGGATCGTGAGATTTTTGGTTCCTCGGATACCGATGCCGATCCGGTGGCGGTGGTACGAGCCATGTATCCGTACATTGAACGCGAGCTTAGCCAGGGTACGTATCTCGGTCATATCACCCGCCATATGTTGGGGTTGTTCCAGGGGATCCCTGGCGCGCGGCAGTGGCGGCGTTATTTAAGTGAAAATGCCCATAAAGCAGGTGCCGATATTAACGTGCTGGAACGCGCGCTCAAACTGGTGGCGGACAAGCGTTAATTTTTCACCATAAAGTAGTCAAATTCACTACGCCCTGCGCACGGTCGCGGGGCGTTTTCTTTGATAAATCAATATATTAGTTTTTGGCATGATTCTTGTAATGGCAGCAAGAGATTTCATTTTTGGGAGAACATCATGCTGGAACTACTTTTCGTTATTGGCTTTTTTGTCATGTTGATGGTCACTGGTGTTTCGTTGCTGGGTATTATCGCCGCGCTGGTTGTGGCGACGGCCATTATGTTCCTCGGCGGTATGCTGGCATTGATGATCAAGTTGTTGCCGTGGCTGTTGTTGGCGATTGCAGTAGTGTGGGTAATCAAGACGATTAAAGCACCAAAAGTGCCGAAATATCAGCGCTATGACCGCTGGCGTTACTAAGGGATTGTGCGGATGATCACAACCTAAGGTTTTATCCTTAGAACAAAATAGGAATTGATAATCAAATCTGTCACTATTGCGCGTCAAACAAATTCATCGAGCTGTACCCTACATACAGCCGAACTATAATCGGGATAGGAGCTGATCTCACGATCAGCTTCCTCCCACACCACCGTACGTACGGGGCCGTATACGGCGGTTCGGTTATGTTGATCGTCGCCTGCCTATACTTCTGGCAGGCCCAGTCTGGAGAACAGCTTATTGGGGAGTGCTATATTCAGTGCCGGACTACAGCTTATCCGCCACTCTTTATGGCAGCTTCCTGCTGTTTGCGCCGCAAGGTCCTTGCTTACGCCTCGACTGCGCAACTCCCTGAAGCGGTTGCGGCCCGTTTTCCACTGTTTCCAGAGTATGCTTCGCAGCCTGCGCCTTATCCATCCGTTCAGCTCTCGCATCAGCGATGGCCTCTGGTTCAGCCCGTAGTAACTTTTCCAGCCCGTCAGATATCGTCTTAGCGGCTGAGTTAGCTGTTCAAGGCTTCTCCCTGTGTTGCGTCCGGTCAGTGCTCTTATCCGCATTTTGAACCGTTTTATCGACTCCGGCGATACCACGCACCATACCTTCCGCCCCCTTATGAAGCTGTATCCAAGGAACTTGCGCGTTTCAGGGCGTGCTACAGCACTCTTCTTCGCGTTGACCTTCAGCTTCAGTTTATGGCTCAGCCAGTGCGTCAACCCCGCCATGATCCGGTTGCCTGCCCGTTCGCTTTTCACGTAGACATTACAGTCGTCTGCGTACCGCACGAACTTCAGACCACGTTTCTCCAGTTCCTTGTCGAGGTCGTCAAGCAG
It includes:
- the dinF gene encoding MATE family efflux transporter DinF, encoding MAFLTSSDKALWHLALPMIFSNITVPLLGLVDTAVIGHLDSPVYLGGVAVGATATSFLFMLLLFLRMSTTGLTAQAFGAQNPQALARALVQPLLLALGAGALIALLRTPIIDLALHIVGGSEAVLEQARRFLEIRWLSAPASLANLVLLGWLLGVQYARAPVILLVVGNILNIVLDIWLVMGLHMNVQGAALATVVAEYATLLIGLLMVRKILKLRGISGEMLKTAWRGNFRRLLALNRDIMLRSLLLQLCFGAITVIGARLGSDIIAVNAVLMTLLTFTAYALDGFAYAVEAHSGQAYGARDGSQLLDIWRAACRQSGVVALLFSVVYLLAGEHIIALLTSLTQIQNLAERYLIWQVILPLVGVWCYLLDGMFIGATRAAEMRNSMAVAAAGFALTLLTLPWLGNHGLWLALTVFLALRGLSLAAIWRRHWRNGTWFAET
- a CDS encoding CsbD family protein, with amino-acid sequence MNKDEVGGNWKQFKGKVKEQWGKLTDDDMTVIEGKRDQLVGKIQERYGYQKDQAEKEVDSWEKRHDYRW
- the zur gene encoding zinc uptake transcriptional repressor Zur: MEKTTTQELLAQAEKLCAQRNVRLTPQRLEVLRLMSLQEGAISAYDLLDLLREAEPQAKPPTVYRALDFLLEQGFVHKVESTNSYVLCHLFDQPTHTSAMFICDRCGAVKEECAEGVENIMHTLAAKMGFALRHNVIEAHGLCAACVEVEACRHHDQCQHDHSVQVKKKPR
- the dusA gene encoding tRNA dihydrouridine(20/20a) synthase DusA; translated protein: MSAESQTAYPAHRFSIAPMLDWTDRHCRYFLRLLSRNTLLYTEMVTTGAIIHGKGDYLAYSEEEHPVALQLGGSDPAALAQCAKLAQARGYDEINLNVGCPSDRVQNGMFGACLMGNAQLVADCVKAMRDVVSIPVTVKTRIGIDDQDSYEFLCDFINTVSGKGECEMFIIHARKAWLSGLSPKENREIPPLDYPRVYQLKRDFPHLTMSINGGIKSLEEAKAHLQHMDGVMVGREAYQNPGILAAVDREIFGSSDTDADPVAVVRAMYPYIERELSQGTYLGHITRHMLGLFQGIPGARQWRRYLSENAHKAGADINVLERALKLVADKR
- the pspG gene encoding envelope stress response protein PspG, translating into MLELLFVIGFFVMLMVTGVSLLGIIAALVVATAIMFLGGMLALMIKLLPWLLLAIAVVWVIKTIKAPKVPKYQRYDRWRY